A region from the Manihot esculenta cultivar AM560-2 chromosome 13, M.esculenta_v8, whole genome shotgun sequence genome encodes:
- the LOC110622121 gene encoding rho GDP-dissociation inhibitor 1: protein MGLDGNKSEEAEEKAVDLETETSHHNDGEASMDGTEQEDEDDEVGNKIQLGPQCTLKEQLEKDKDDESLRKWKEQLIGTVDFEDIGETLEPEVKILSLSIISPGRPDIVLSVPEDGNPKGSWFTLKEGSHYNLMFSFQVNKNIVSGLKYTNTVWKTGVKVDSAKEMLGTFSPQPEPYTHLMPEETTPSGMFARGTYSARSKFLDDDDKCYLEINYTFDIRKEWAAT, encoded by the exons ATGGGGCTTGATGGAAACAAAAGTGAGGAAGCTGAGGAGAAAGCTGTGGATTTGGAAACAGAAACATCCCACCATAATGATGGTGAGGCTTCCATGGATGGTACTGAGCAGGAGGATGAAGATGATGAAGTAGGCAACAAGATTCAGCTTGGTCCTCAATGCACTCTCAAAGAACAGCTTGAGAAGGACAAG GATGATGAGAGCCTTCGGAAATGGAAGGAACAGCTCATTGGGACTGTGGATTTTGAAGATATTGGAG AAACTCTTGAACCAGAAGTGAAAATTCTTAGTCTGTCAATTATCTCCCCAGGCAGACCAGACATTGTGCTGTCTGTTCCTGAGGATGGAAATCCAAAGGGCTCCTGGTTTACTCTGAAAGAAGGTAGCCATTACAACTTGATGTTCTCCTTCCAAGTTAACAAAAACATTGTTTCTGGCCTCAAATACACCAACACTGTCTGGAAAACTGGTGTCAAGG TGGACAGCGCAAAAGAGATGCTTGGGACCTTCAGTCCTCAGCCAGAGCCTTACACTCATCTGATGCCAGAAGAGACAACCCCATCAGGGATGTTTGCCAGGGGAACATATTCTGCAAGATCAAAG TTTCTTGATGATGATGACAAGTGCTACTTGGAGATCAACTACACCTTTGATATCCGAAAAGAGTGGGCTGCTACTTGA
- the LOC110607992 gene encoding fasciclin-like arabinogalactan protein 7, which yields MELSMLLTFSSTLLFLVTSPTNAQKGASPPAPILPPTPSPAPAPAPIPPYVNLTDLLSVAGPFHTFLNYLISTKVIDTFQNQANNTEEGITIFVPKDNAFSSLKKPSLSNLTQAQLKQVILFHALPHYYSLADFKNLSQLSPVSTFAGAGEFALNFTDVSGTVHLDSGWSKTKVSSSVHSTDPVAIYQVDRVLLPEAIFGTDIPPTPAPAPAPEISSAADSPSSELTDGRHAPATSPPNSAYRIINLGWIQFVLAVSGVLVLFL from the coding sequence ATGGAGCTCTCCATGCTTCTTACGTTCAGTAGTACACTACTGTTTCTGGTCACTTCACCAACAAATGCTCAAAAAGGTGCTAGTCCTCCTGCACCAATCCTGCCTCCAACTCCATCTCCAGCTCCAGCACCAGCACCAATTCCACCTTATGTGAATCTCACTGATTTGCTTTCTGTTGCTGGTCCATTCCACACTTTCCTTAATTACCTTATATCCACCAAAGTGATTGACACCTTCCAAAATCAAGCCAACAACACAGAAGAAGGTATTACCATCTTTGTACCCAAAGACAATGCCTTTTCATCTCTTAAGAAGCCTTCTTTATCAAATCTCACTCAAGCCCAGCTCAAACAAGTCATTCTTTTCCATGCCTTGCCGCATTATTATTCGCTCGCAGACTTCAAGAACCTTAGCCAATTAAGCCCAGTTAGCACATTTGCTGGTGCTGGTGAATTTGCTTTGAACTTTACAGATGTTTCTGGAACTGTCCATCTTGATTCAGGGTGGTCTAAAACTAAAGTTAGCAGTAGTGTACATTCCACTGATCCGGTTGCAATCTATCAAGTTGATAGGGTGCTTCTGCCAGAGGCAATTTTCGGTACTGATATACCTCCAACTCCTGCCCCAGCACCAGCTCCTGAGATTAGTTCTGCTGCAGACTCTCCATCATCTGAATTGACAGATGGAAGACATGCTCCAGCAACTTCCCCTCCTAACTCGGCATACAGAATCATCAACTTGGGTTGGATTCAGTTTGTTTTGGCAGTTTCAGGTGTGCTGGTCTTGTTCttgtaa
- the LOC110607991 gene encoding growth hormone-regulated TBC protein 1-like: protein MYKTHNKREVSLEFHPQLSVLRPSIHSRRANLTVKFQDLYGFTVEGNVDDVNVLNEVREKVREQGRVWWALEASKGANWYLQPQVTSIVEGIALKSSLKLSTLANAITLKRLIRKGIPAVLRPKVWFSLSGAAKKKSTVPDSYYNDLTKAVEGKVTPATLQIDHDLPRTFPGHPWLDTPEGHAALRRVLVGYSFRDSDVGYCQGLNYVAALLLLVMKTEEDAFWMLAVLLENVLVNDCYTNNLSGCHVEQRVFKDLLVKKCPRIAAHLEELEFDVSLVATEWFLCLFSKSLPSETTLRVWDVLFFEGAKVLFHVALAIFKMKEEELLLTHHVGDVINILQQTTHHLFDPDELLTVAFDKIGSMTTNTISKQRKKQEPAVMAELDQRLRRLNSLKMEDK from the exons atgtacaaaacacataacaaaagAGAGGTGTCCTTAGAATTCCATCCTCAACTCTCAGTCTTGAGGCCAAGCATCCATTCAAGAAGGGCAAATTTAACTGTCAAATTTCAAGACCTTTATGGATTCACTGTAGAAGGAAATGTGGATGATGTTAATGTATTGAATGAGGTTAGAGAGAAGGTGAGAGAGCAAGGGAGGGTTTGGTGGGCATTAGAGGCTAGCAAAGGTGCTAATTGGTATTTGCAGCCTCAGGTTACTTCAATAGTTGAAGGGATTGCTTTGAAATCTTCTCTTAAATTGTCTACTTTAGCTAATGCAATCACTTTGAAGAGGCTTATAAGGAAGGGCATACCTGCTGTGCTTAGGCCTAAGGTTTGGTTTTCGCTCTCTGGAGCTGCAAAGAAGAAGTCTACGGTGCCTGATAGCTATTATAATGATTTGACCAAGGCTGTTGAAGGGAAGGTTACACCAGCTACATTGCAAATTGATCAT GATCTGCCACGAACCTTTCCTGGTCACCCATGGTTGGACACTCCAGAGGGGCATGCTGCTCTCCGACGTGTTCTTGTTGGGTATTCTTTCCGTGATTCTGATGTTGGCTATTGTCAG GGGTTAAACTATGTTGCAGCACTGCTGTTACTTGTGATGAAAACAGAGGAAGATGCTTTTTGGATGCTTGCTGTCCTCCTGGAAAATGTCTTGGTTAATGATTGCTACACAAATAACTTGTCAGGATGCCATGTGGAACAAAGGGTTTTCAAGGATTTGCTTGTTAAAAAGTGCCCAAG GATAGCGGCTCATTTGGAAGAACTGGAGTTTGATGTTTCCCTGGTTGCCACTGAGTGGTTCTTATGCCTATTCTCAAAGAGCTTGCCTTCAGAG ACGACTCTGCGGGTGTGGGATGTCCTTTTCTTCGAGGGGGCTAAGGTTCTGTTTCATGTGGCTTTGGCTATATTTAAG ATGAAGGAAGAAGAACTTCTTCTAACTCATCATGTCGGTGATGTAATTAACATATTACAGCAAACCACTCATCACCTCTTTGATCCAGATGAATTATTGACG GTGGCATTTGATAAGATAGGTTCTATGACAACAAACACAATATCAAAGCAAAGGAAAAAGCAAGAACCAGCAGTAATGGCAGAGCTTGATCAAAGATTAAGAAGACTAAACTCATTGAAAATGGAAGACAAGTAG